The sequence GACCATTGTGATCGCCGACGCGCTGATGGGCATCGACAACGTGCTGGGCGTGGCCGGTGCGGCGCATGGCGCGTTTGACCTGGTCGTCATCGGCCTGCTGGTGAGCGTGCCCATCGTGGTGTTCGGCAGCACCATGGTGCTCAAGCTGGTCGAGCGCTTCCCCGTCATCATCAAGATCGGCGCGGCCGTGCTGGCCTTCACCGCCGCCAAAATGATTGTCGGCGAGCAGTTGCTTGACTCCATTTATGGCGGCCCCGGCGTCCTGCCATCGGCGCAGTCCCTGCATACCGCCGCCGAGTGGGCGACTTATGCCGCCGCCGTGGCGGGTGTGCTGGCCGCCGGCTGGTGGGCCAACCGCCGCGCCCAGGCGGCACGCCAATCGGCCTGAGAAGCCTTGAGCTGCCGTTGCTGCCAAAAATCGGCAGTGGTATTCTGGCGCCATGAAACTTCTCCTCAAATGGCTGCTCAGCGCCGCCGCCCTGCTGGCGGTGGCCTACCTGTATTCGGGCGTGGTGGTGACCAGCTTTACCGGCGCGCTGATTGCGGCGGCGGTGCTCGGCGCGCTGAACATGGTGGTGCGCCCAGTCCTGGTGCTGCTGACGCTGCCGGTCACGGTGATCACGCTGGGGCTGTTCCTGTTTGTCGTCAATGCCCTGATGTTCTGGGCGGCGGCCAGCTTGGTCAGCGGGCTGAACGTCAACGGCTTCGGCGCCGCGCTGCTGGGCTCGCTGATCTACTCGGTGCTGCAGCTAGCGATTGACTTTGTCCTCGAGCGCCTGCTCTTTAAGGATTGACTCGACCTGCCGGGTGCGGGTGTCGATGATCGAGCCTTCCACATAATCGGCGCTGGCCGGGCTGCTGCGCATCAAGCCCTGCGCCGCCTTGAAGCGGTCCAGCGCAGCGGCGTAGTCGAGCTGGGCGGCGCGGCTTTCGGCATCGGCCCGGATCGCCCGCACCGGCTGGTTTTGCTGGCCGCAGGCAACGGCCAGCAACTGCCAGGCCATCGCATCGCGGGGATGCACGGCCACCCAGGTCTGCAGCGCCTGCGACACGTCCGGCGCGCGGCTGGCCGCCATCAGCGCCTTCGCCTGCAGCAGCAACTCGGCCCGCGAGCCGGCCTTGCCGATGTCGGCCGAGGCTGCGGACGCCGGTATTTTGCCCTCCAGCAAATCGACCTCGATGGCCAGCAGTTCGGCGGCCTTGGCCGCAGGCCCGATGTCGGCGGTGAGCGGCTTGAGCCGGCCGAGCAGGTTGCGCGCCGCCGAAAAATCACGCAGCTGGGCGGCAGCGAAGGCGCCGCCATACAGCGCGCCAGCATCGCGGACCGTGGCCGCCGACACCGCTGGCGCCGCCGGCTGCGGCGCGGGCAAGGCAGCCGCCCTGCGCTGGCCCTCGGCCAGCATGGTGCGCAGCGCATCCACGCCGGGAACGGCCAGGATGCGGGCGCGGGGGGCCATCATCGCGTGCAGCAGCTGCGTGCGGCTCTCGGCGGCCAGCTTCTCGGGTGACGGCTTGGCTGCCGCCGACGCCAGCTGCACGCGGGCCTGCGCCTCGGCGATGCGCTCGGTGGTCAGCGGGTGCGAGCGCAGGTAGGGAAACGAGCCGTTGTCATTGAGCCGGTTGGCCTGCTGCAGCTTTTCGAACATGCCCGAGACGCCCCGGCTGGCATAGCCGGCGCCCTCCATCACGCCAAAGCCGACGCGGTCGGCCTCGCGCTCCATGTCGCGCGAAAAATTCAGCTGCCCCTGCGCCGCCAGTGCCTGCCCGCCGACGATGGCCGCGCTGCCCGCGTTGGGGTTCTTGTTGGCGGCCAGCACCCCCAAAATCATTGCCGCAATCATCCACGGCGCCTGCCGGGACTGCTGCGTCATCAGCCGCGAAATATGCCGCTGCGTGACATGGCTCATTTCATGGGCCAGCACGGCGGCCAGTTCATCGGCGCTGCCCACGGTGCCGATCAGGCCCAGGTGCACGCCAAAATAGCCGCCGGGCAGGGCAAATGCGTTGATGCTGCGGTCGCGGATCAGGAACAGTTCCCAGGCAAAGCGCTCGTCGAGTTCCGCCGGCAGCTCGCCCCGCGCGCGCGCGGCAGCCATCAGCGGCTGCCAGATGCCCTGCAGGTAGTCCACCAGCACCGGGTCATCGACATAGTCGGGGTCGCGGTAAATGCTGACGGCAATGCGGTCGCCGATGCGGCGCTCGGCGGCGGCGGACAGCTCGGAGTTGTCGCCCAGCGACGGCAGCGAGCCGGTTGCCCGGCCAGGCGCGGCGCCCGCCGTCTGGGCCAGCGAGAGGGGCGGCGCAAGCTGGCACAGCGCCAGCGCCAGCACCAGCACCAGCCGGCGCCAGGCATGGCGCGGCTGTGGCGGGGTGTTGTCAGAGCGGTTCGAAGAAGTCAAGAGCAGTTACCTTCAGGGCGTGTAGGGATGCACAGGCAAGCTTTTATGATGATGCATTCTTGTAAAGGTTCTGTATCAACATGACGACATCTTCACCCCTCACCCATTTTGACGGCCAGGGCCAGGCCCACATGGTCGATGTCGCGGCCAAGGCGGCCACGCACCGCATCGCCGTTGCCCAGGGCCGGATCGAGATGAAACCGGCCACGCTGGCCCTGATTCTGGCTGGCAACGCCAAAAAAGGCGATGTGCTGGGCATTGCCCGCATCGCCGGCATCATGGCGGCCAAAAAAACCAGCGACCTGATTCCCCTGTGCCATCCGCTGGCGCTGACCCGAATTGCTATTGAATTCATAGCTAGTTCCGCTGGTGGAACAAGCGCAAACGGTCTTATTGATGATGAAACGGCTCATGTGAGCTGCGCCGCCACGGTCGAAACCGTCGGCCCGACCGGCGTCGAGATGGAAGCGCTGACGGCCGTCACCGCCGCCCTGCTGACGATCTACGACATGTGCAAGGCGGTGGACCGGGGCATGACCATCACCGATGTGAAGCTGCTGGAAAAGCATGGCGGGAAGTCGGGGAGCTTTGTAACGTGTTGAAATCATTAGGTTTTTTTGAAATAACTGAGTGAAGACCTGTGTAATTTTTCAGTAGGTCTAAAGCGGTTTTTCAGAAGTTTTTTGAAATTTATGCATTTTTGTCCCTCGTTTGTCCCACTTAGAGGAAAACGATGGCAACTTTTCGCAAACGCGGCAATGGCTGGCAAGTACGTGTAAGGCGTCTTGGATACCCTGATGAAGTCAAGACATTTCCCATCAAGTTAGATGCTGAACAATGGGCACGATCTATTGAATCCGATATGGATCGTGGCCCGTTTGTCAGTAGAAACATTGCTGAGCAAACCAGTTTTGGCGATGTCATGCGTCGATACATGAAGGAAATCACTCCGGGAAAACGTGGCTGTCTTGAAGAAACCATCCGGTTGACAGCCACACTTCGACTGAAAATTTCGAAATTCAGCATGGTCAATCTCACACCTGAAGTCTTGGCAGAGTATCGGGATGAACGTCTAAAAAGTTGTCAACCAAGCACGGTAGTTCGTGATTTGGCTGTACTGTCTTCCATCATCAATCATGCAAGGCGTGAATGGAGATTTCCCATTCAGAACCCGATTGAAATGATCCGCAAGCCCACCATGCCGCCGGGGCGTGACCGGGTTCTGAGTCGAACCGATGAGGTGACCCTGCTGACGGAACTGTTGCCTACAGGGCGTCGTAACCCGTTGATGCAACCCATAGTGGTCATAGCCATCGAAACTGCAATGCGGCGCGGTGAAATCTTAGGTCTGCGATGGGAGCATGTCGATCTGGATCAGCAAACGGTCTTCCTGCCAATTACCAAGAATGGGAAGTCTCGTTACGTACCACTCTCCAAACGCGCTGTCGAAACCCTGCGAACAGTAGATCGTTCAATCGATGGTCGAGTGTTTCCAATTGGAATGGCAGCCATGGAAGCAAATTTTCTGAAGGCAGTGCGACGTGGTAACTTGGGAGATTTGCATTTCCACGATCTACGCCACACTGGGACCAGTCGGATGGCGAACAAATTG comes from Polaromonas naphthalenivorans CJ2 and encodes:
- a CDS encoding site-specific integrase translates to MATFRKRGNGWQVRVRRLGYPDEVKTFPIKLDAEQWARSIESDMDRGPFVSRNIAEQTSFGDVMRRYMKEITPGKRGCLEETIRLTATLRLKISKFSMVNLTPEVLAEYRDERLKSCQPSTVVRDLAVLSSIINHARREWRFPIQNPIEMIRKPTMPPGRDRVLSRTDEVTLLTELLPTGRRNPLMQPIVVIAIETAMRRGEILGLRWEHVDLDQQTVFLPITKNGKSRYVPLSKRAVETLRTVDRSIDGRVFPIGMAAMEANFLKAVRRGNLGDLHFHDLRHTGTSRMANKLPNVIELAAVTGHTSLQMLKRYYHPKAHDLAMKLG
- a CDS encoding M48 family metalloprotease, whose amino-acid sequence is MTSSNRSDNTPPQPRHAWRRLVLVLALALCQLAPPLSLAQTAGAAPGRATGSLPSLGDNSELSAAAERRIGDRIAVSIYRDPDYVDDPVLVDYLQGIWQPLMAAARARGELPAELDERFAWELFLIRDRSINAFALPGGYFGVHLGLIGTVGSADELAAVLAHEMSHVTQRHISRLMTQQSRQAPWMIAAMILGVLAANKNPNAGSAAIVGGQALAAQGQLNFSRDMEREADRVGFGVMEGAGYASRGVSGMFEKLQQANRLNDNGSFPYLRSHPLTTERIAEAQARVQLASAAAKPSPEKLAAESRTQLLHAMMAPRARILAVPGVDALRTMLAEGQRRAAALPAPQPAAPAVSAATVRDAGALYGGAFAAAQLRDFSAARNLLGRLKPLTADIGPAAKAAELLAIEVDLLEGKIPASAASADIGKAGSRAELLLQAKALMAASRAPDVSQALQTWVAVHPRDAMAWQLLAVACGQQNQPVRAIRADAESRAAQLDYAAALDRFKAAQGLMRSSPASADYVEGSIIDTRTRQVESILKEQALEDKVNR
- the moaC gene encoding cyclic pyranopterin monophosphate synthase MoaC codes for the protein MTTSSPLTHFDGQGQAHMVDVAAKAATHRIAVAQGRIEMKPATLALILAGNAKKGDVLGIARIAGIMAAKKTSDLIPLCHPLALTRIAIEFIASSAGGTSANGLIDDETAHVSCAATVETVGPTGVEMEALTAVTAALLTIYDMCKAVDRGMTITDVKLLEKHGGKSGSFVTC
- a CDS encoding phage holin family protein, yielding MKLLLKWLLSAAALLAVAYLYSGVVVTSFTGALIAAAVLGALNMVVRPVLVLLTLPVTVITLGLFLFVVNALMFWAAASLVSGLNVNGFGAALLGSLIYSVLQLAIDFVLERLLFKD
- a CDS encoding TerC family protein, with the translated sequence MELFTAPWWSALLAIILIDLVLAGDNAIVIALAARNLPPHLQKKAIVWGAAGAIVVRSVMTIGVVWLLKIPGLMLVGGLGLLWVAYQLLADQGDKEHDGPVASTFWGAMKTIVIADALMGIDNVLGVAGAAHGAFDLVVIGLLVSVPIVVFGSTMVLKLVERFPVIIKIGAAVLAFTAAKMIVGEQLLDSIYGGPGVLPSAQSLHTAAEWATYAAAVAGVLAAGWWANRRAQAARQSA